A single genomic interval of Gaiellales bacterium harbors:
- the rpoB gene encoding DNA-directed RNA polymerase subunit beta: MPASTHAPRSRRTFSKLEKVLDVPNLIDIQKASFRWFMGDPADAKSLAASGLRETIDDISPIRDYSERLEVRLGEYTIGDPVVSERECREKDQSFEVPVNVKVSFTNLDTGEIREQTVFLGNFPWMTDQGTFIINGTERVVVTQLVRSPGAYIMEPKDATKQVFVANLMPSRGSWLEMEIDKKGMVNVRIDRKRKLPVTTLLRALPEEDENTGFKIDKSDEGILALFEDNPFIHMTLEKDPSKREEEALIEVFKKQRPGEPPTLENSRNLVRALFFDPKRYDLTKVGRYKLNMRLGLDVSPECRVLTTGDIVELVRRLVTLPVKLGVPEDSKDFAADAIVIPRGEAEHDLDEYEHFGNRRLRTVGELIQEAFRIGLYRMERVVRERLTTEDEDAITPQTIVNIRPVAAALKEFFGSSQLSQFMDQTNSLSGLTHRRRLSALGAGGLTRERAPIEVRDVHPTHYGRMCPIETPEGPNIGLMGSLGSYAKVSEHGFVQTPYRKVVNGKISEDVEYLDAIQEEHFTIAQANAEVDKNGKLVAPVLCRTRDGVPVQVDAKQVDYMDVDPAQIVSVATALIPFLEHNDANRALMGSNMQRQAVPLMVPEAPLVGTGLEYRAAVDTGDVTVAQRAGKIEYVDADRIIVATKDGNDSYDLVKYRRSNQGTIIHQKPIVYEGQKVAAGEVMADGSSTDMGELALGKNLLVAFMSWEGYNFEDAIILSERIVKDDVLTSIHIHEYEVDARSTKLGDEEITRDIPNRSEESLRDLDENGIVRIGAEVGSGDLLVGKVTPKGETELTAEEKLIRAIFKEKAREVRDTSLKVPHGEGGKVIDVKTFSRANGDDLSPGVNELVRVYVATKRKIAEGDKLAGRHGNKGVISKIVPEEDMPMLEDGTPVDIILNPLGVPSRMNIGQVLETHLGWAAMHGGDNGDRQWIATPVFDGATPDEVDRALIDWQNDHKSSPIHFDIDKKAPEGARCNGKVRLFNGRTGEPYDQPVTVGYMYILKLLHLVDDKIHARSTGPYSLVTQQPLGGKAQFGGQRFGEMEVWALEAYGAAYTLQEMLTIKSDDTIGRVKAYEAVVKGENIPEPSIPESFKVLLKEMQSLALDVKVVSVDGGDVAVREEEDELLRAAEELGIDLRPVADRAAARAPDAQELEEGADRTDEDGELSVPNDELLGEEIDEDDLSLSGGNADDDEGDGDGDDVPVGELDLEEVEE; this comes from the coding sequence CTCGAGAAGGTGCTCGACGTCCCCAACCTGATCGATATCCAGAAGGCTTCCTTCCGGTGGTTCATGGGCGACCCTGCCGACGCCAAGTCGCTGGCCGCTTCAGGCCTGCGCGAGACGATCGACGACATCTCGCCCATCCGGGACTACTCGGAGCGGCTCGAGGTGCGGCTGGGTGAGTACACGATCGGCGACCCGGTCGTCTCGGAGCGCGAGTGTCGCGAGAAGGACCAGTCGTTCGAGGTGCCCGTGAACGTGAAGGTGTCGTTCACGAACCTCGACACCGGCGAGATCCGCGAGCAGACCGTGTTCCTCGGCAACTTCCCCTGGATGACCGACCAGGGCACGTTCATCATCAACGGCACCGAGCGCGTCGTCGTGACGCAGCTGGTGCGCTCGCCGGGCGCCTACATCATGGAGCCGAAGGACGCGACCAAGCAGGTCTTCGTCGCGAACCTCATGCCCTCGCGCGGGTCGTGGCTCGAGATGGAGATCGACAAGAAGGGCATGGTCAACGTCCGCATCGACCGCAAGCGCAAGCTGCCGGTCACGACGCTCCTGCGCGCGCTGCCGGAGGAGGACGAGAACACCGGCTTCAAGATCGACAAGAGCGACGAGGGCATCCTGGCCCTCTTCGAGGACAACCCGTTCATCCACATGACGCTCGAGAAGGATCCCTCCAAGCGCGAGGAGGAGGCCCTGATCGAGGTCTTCAAGAAGCAGCGCCCGGGCGAGCCGCCCACGCTCGAGAACTCGCGCAACCTCGTGCGCGCGCTCTTCTTCGATCCCAAGCGCTACGACCTGACCAAGGTCGGCCGCTACAAGCTGAACATGCGCCTCGGCCTGGACGTCTCGCCCGAGTGCCGCGTCCTCACCACCGGCGACATCGTCGAGCTGGTGCGGCGGCTGGTGACGCTGCCGGTGAAGCTGGGCGTGCCCGAGGACTCGAAGGACTTCGCCGCCGACGCGATCGTGATCCCTCGCGGCGAGGCCGAGCACGACCTCGACGAATACGAGCACTTCGGCAACCGCCGCCTGCGCACGGTCGGCGAGCTGATCCAGGAGGCGTTCCGGATCGGCCTCTACCGCATGGAGCGGGTCGTCCGCGAGCGGCTGACGACCGAGGACGAGGACGCGATCACGCCGCAGACGATCGTGAACATCCGCCCGGTCGCGGCCGCGCTGAAGGAGTTCTTCGGCTCCTCGCAGCTGTCGCAGTTCATGGATCAGACCAACTCGCTGTCGGGCCTCACGCACCGGCGCCGCCTGTCGGCGCTCGGCGCCGGCGGCCTCACGCGCGAGCGCGCGCCCATCGAGGTGCGCGACGTGCACCCGACCCACTACGGTCGCATGTGCCCGATCGAGACGCCGGAAGGCCCGAACATCGGCCTGATGGGCTCGCTCGGCTCCTACGCCAAGGTGTCGGAGCACGGCTTCGTGCAGACGCCCTACCGCAAGGTCGTGAACGGCAAGATCTCGGAGGACGTCGAGTACCTGGACGCGATCCAGGAGGAGCACTTCACGATCGCCCAGGCGAACGCCGAGGTCGACAAGAACGGCAAGCTCGTCGCGCCGGTGCTCTGCCGCACCCGCGACGGCGTGCCCGTCCAGGTCGACGCCAAGCAGGTCGACTACATGGACGTCGACCCGGCCCAGATCGTCTCGGTGGCGACGGCGCTGATCCCGTTCCTCGAGCACAACGACGCGAACCGCGCCCTGATGGGCTCGAACATGCAGCGCCAGGCCGTGCCGCTGATGGTGCCCGAAGCGCCGCTCGTCGGCACCGGCCTCGAGTACCGCGCCGCCGTCGACACCGGTGACGTCACGGTGGCCCAGCGGGCCGGCAAGATCGAGTACGTCGACGCCGATCGGATCATCGTCGCGACAAAGGACGGCAACGACTCCTACGACCTGGTGAAGTACCGCCGCTCGAACCAGGGCACGATCATCCACCAGAAGCCGATCGTGTACGAGGGCCAGAAGGTGGCGGCCGGCGAGGTGATGGCCGACGGCTCCTCGACCGACATGGGCGAGCTGGCGCTCGGCAAGAACCTGCTCGTCGCGTTCATGTCCTGGGAGGGCTACAACTTCGAGGACGCGATCATCCTGTCCGAGCGGATCGTCAAGGACGACGTCCTGACGTCGATCCACATCCACGAGTACGAGGTGGACGCCCGCTCGACGAAGCTCGGCGACGAGGAGATCACCCGCGACATCCCCAACCGCTCGGAGGAGTCGCTGCGCGACCTCGACGAGAACGGCATCGTGCGCATCGGCGCCGAGGTCGGGTCGGGCGACCTGCTGGTCGGCAAGGTCACGCCGAAGGGCGAGACCGAGCTCACGGCCGAGGAGAAGCTCATCCGCGCGATCTTCAAGGAGAAGGCGCGCGAGGTGCGCGACACCTCGCTGAAGGTGCCCCACGGCGAGGGCGGCAAGGTCATCGACGTGAAGACCTTCTCGCGCGCGAACGGCGACGACCTGTCGCCGGGCGTGAACGAGCTCGTCCGCGTCTATGTCGCCACGAAGCGCAAGATCGCCGAGGGCGACAAGCTGGCCGGCCGGCACGGCAACAAGGGCGTGATCTCGAAGATCGTGCCGGAGGAGGACATGCCGATGCTCGAGGACGGCACGCCGGTGGACATCATCCTGAACCCGCTCGGCGTCCCCTCGCGCATGAACATCGGCCAGGTGCTCGAGACGCACCTCGGCTGGGCGGCCATGCACGGCGGCGACAACGGCGACCGCCAGTGGATCGCGACGCCCGTCTTCGACGGCGCCACGCCGGACGAGGTCGACCGCGCCCTGATCGACTGGCAGAACGACCACAAGTCGAGCCCGATCCACTTCGACATCGACAAGAAGGCCCCGGAGGGCGCGCGCTGCAACGGCAAGGTGCGGCTCTTCAACGGCCGCACGGGCGAGCCGTACGACCAGCCCGTGACCGTGGGCTACATGTACATCCTGAAGCTGCTGCACCTGGTCGACGACAAGATCCACGCGCGCTCGACCGGCCCCTACTCGCTCGTCACGCAGCAGCCGCTGGGCGGCAAGGCCCAGTTCGGCGGCCAGCGCTTCGGCGAGATGGAGGTGTGGGCGCTCGAGGCGTACGGCGCCGCCTACACGCTGCAGGAGATGCTCACGATCAAGTCCGACGACACGATCGGCCGCGTGAAGGCCTACGAGGCGGTCGTGAAGGGCGAGAACATCCCCGAGCCGTCCATCCCCGAGAGCTTCAAGGTGCTGCTCAAGGAGATGCAGTCCCTCGCGCTCGACGTGAAGGTCGTCTCGGTGGACGGCGGCGACGTCGCCGTCCGCGAGGAGGAGGACGAGCTGCTGCGCGCCGCGGAGGAGCTCGGCATCGATCTGCGGCCGGTCGCCGACCGGGCGGCCGCCCGCGCCCCCGACGCCCAGGAGCTCGAGGAGGGCGCAGACCGCACCGACGAGGACGGCGAGCTCTCCGTCCCCAACGACGAGCTGCTCGGCGAGGAGATCGACGAGGACGACCTCTCGCTCTCCGGCGGGAACGCTGACGACGACGAGGGCGACGGCGACGGCGACGACGTGCCCGTCGGCGAGCTCGACCTCGAGGAGGTCGAGGAGTGA